One stretch of Bosea vaviloviae DNA includes these proteins:
- a CDS encoding beta-ketoacyl-[acyl-carrier-protein] synthase family protein has protein sequence MTRIVVSGLGIVSPIGCDTDSFWQALLAGRESVGEASALPGKGIRVAEVLGEGFMAGLELPRSACDRNALFAVAAARQALVAAGLGSGLPRPERVGVILGNSAGGQCSVDDQYSRLYHLNKRPHPMTVPKVMVSSSASWVSIMSGATGPCFVTSSACASASHAIGIAMQFLRAGLADIIIAGGTEAPLSAGTLIAWDAMKIMSRSLCRPFAAGRDGLVLSEGAGVIVLETEAHARSRGLKPAVEAAGFGFSADAGDIVAPKAEGMVSAMSLALTDAGLSPGDLAYINAHGTGTRANDRTETLALKRLFGERPLPPISSTKGVTGHALGAAGAFEAIATIMAIENDMVPPTANFDAADPECDFDCVPNQGRAMPIPAAMSNSFAFGGINAALIFRSLGY, from the coding sequence ATGACGCGGATCGTCGTTTCCGGCCTCGGCATCGTCTCCCCCATCGGTTGCGACACTGACAGCTTCTGGCAGGCCCTGCTGGCGGGGCGCGAGAGCGTGGGGGAGGCGTCCGCCTTGCCGGGCAAGGGCATCCGCGTGGCGGAAGTCCTGGGCGAAGGCTTCATGGCGGGGCTGGAGCTCCCGCGCTCGGCCTGCGACCGCAACGCCCTGTTTGCCGTCGCGGCGGCGCGCCAGGCGCTGGTAGCCGCCGGCCTTGGGAGCGGCCTGCCGCGCCCCGAGCGCGTCGGCGTCATCCTCGGCAACTCGGCCGGCGGGCAATGCAGCGTCGATGACCAGTATTCCCGGCTCTACCACCTGAACAAGCGCCCGCATCCGATGACCGTGCCCAAGGTCATGGTCAGCTCGTCGGCAAGCTGGGTTTCGATCATGTCGGGCGCGACCGGCCCTTGCTTCGTGACATCGAGCGCCTGTGCCTCCGCGAGCCACGCCATCGGCATCGCCATGCAGTTTCTGCGCGCCGGCCTCGCCGACATCATCATCGCCGGGGGCACGGAGGCCCCGCTCTCGGCTGGAACCCTGATCGCCTGGGACGCCATGAAGATCATGTCGCGCAGCCTCTGCCGGCCCTTCGCGGCGGGGCGCGACGGACTCGTGCTGTCCGAGGGCGCGGGCGTCATCGTGCTGGAGACCGAAGCGCATGCGCGCAGCCGTGGCCTTAAGCCCGCGGTCGAGGCGGCGGGCTTCGGCTTCAGCGCCGATGCGGGCGACATCGTCGCGCCCAAGGCAGAGGGCATGGTGAGCGCCATGAGCCTGGCCCTGACCGATGCCGGGCTGAGCCCGGGCGATCTCGCTTATATCAACGCCCATGGCACCGGCACCCGCGCCAATGACCGGACCGAGACGCTGGCCCTGAAGCGCCTCTTCGGCGAGCGGCCGTTGCCGCCGATCTCCTCGACCAAGGGCGTGACCGGCCATGCGCTGGGCGCGGCCGGCGCTTTTGAGGCGATTGCGACGATCATGGCGATCGAGAACGACATGGTTCCGCCGACAGCCAATTTCGACGCTGCCGACCCCGAATGCGACTTCGACTGCGTCCCCAATCAGGGCCGGGCGATGCCGATTCCGGCCGCGATGTCGAACTCCTTCGCCTTCGGCGGGATCAATGCCGCGCTGATTTTCAGGTCGCTTGGGTATTGA
- a CDS encoding ABC transporter substrate-binding protein: protein MDRREFIGGTAALAGSLAVAKPALAQSAELSFFYPVAVGGPITKLIDSYAAGFEKENPTIKVKPIYAGTYQETIVKALTAHKSGTPPVLSVLLSTDMFTLIDEEAIVSFDPFIKTEDDKKWLSSFFPGFMANSQTGGKTWGIPFQRSTVVLYWNKELFKEAGLDPEKPPTSWAQQLEFAQKLTKRDAAGNTSQWGIQIPSSGFPYWLFQGLTTQAGAILANPAGDKTDYANPGVVEALQYWVDLAQKHKVHPPGIVEWGTTPRDFFEKKVAMMWTTTGNLTNVRANAKFPFGVAVLPAGKKPGSPTGGGNFYLSKKASPAEQEAAFKFVRWITTPERAAQWSADTGYVAVTPAAYETEAMKKYVADFPQALVARDQLPTAVAELSTHENQRVTKALNDGLQAALTGTKQPAQAMTEAQAEAERILKSYR from the coding sequence ATGGACAGGCGTGAATTCATTGGCGGCACCGCGGCTCTGGCCGGCTCGCTTGCGGTGGCGAAACCGGCGCTCGCCCAATCGGCCGAGCTGTCCTTCTTCTATCCGGTCGCCGTGGGCGGGCCGATCACCAAGCTGATCGACAGCTATGCTGCCGGATTCGAGAAGGAAAACCCGACCATCAAGGTCAAGCCGATCTATGCCGGCACCTATCAGGAGACGATCGTCAAGGCGCTGACCGCACATAAGAGCGGCACGCCGCCGGTGCTCTCGGTGCTGCTTTCGACCGATATGTTCACCCTGATCGACGAGGAAGCGATCGTTTCCTTCGACCCCTTCATCAAGACCGAGGACGACAAGAAGTGGCTGTCGAGCTTCTTCCCCGGCTTCATGGCGAATAGCCAGACGGGCGGGAAGACCTGGGGCATTCCGTTCCAGCGCTCCACGGTGGTGCTCTACTGGAATAAGGAGCTGTTCAAGGAGGCCGGGCTCGATCCCGAGAAGCCGCCGACCAGCTGGGCGCAGCAACTCGAATTCGCGCAGAAGCTGACCAAGCGCGATGCCGCCGGAAACACCAGCCAGTGGGGCATCCAGATCCCGTCTTCCGGCTTCCCCTATTGGCTCTTCCAGGGACTGACCACGCAGGCCGGCGCCATTCTCGCCAATCCGGCCGGCGACAAGACCGACTATGCCAATCCCGGCGTCGTCGAGGCGCTGCAGTACTGGGTCGACCTGGCGCAGAAGCACAAGGTTCACCCGCCCGGCATCGTCGAATGGGGCACCACGCCGCGTGACTTCTTCGAGAAGAAGGTCGCGATGATGTGGACCACCACCGGCAACCTGACCAATGTCAGGGCCAACGCCAAGTTCCCCTTCGGCGTCGCCGTGCTGCCCGCCGGCAAGAAGCCCGGCAGCCCGACCGGCGGCGGCAATTTCTATCTCTCCAAGAAGGCGAGCCCGGCCGAGCAGGAAGCCGCGTTCAAGTTCGTGCGCTGGATCACCACGCCGGAGCGGGCCGCGCAATGGAGCGCCGATACCGGCTATGTCGCGGTGACGCCGGCGGCCTACGAGACCGAGGCGATGAAGAAATACGTCGCCGATTTCCCACAGGCCCTCGTCGCCCGCGACCAGCTGCCGACCGCCGTCGCCGAGCTCTCGACCCATGAGAACCAGCGCGTCACCAAGGCGCTGAACGACGGCCTGCAGGCGGCCCTCACCGGCACGAAGCAGCCGGCGCAGGCGATGACTGAGGCCCAGGCGGAAGCCGAGCGCATCCTGAAGTCCTATCGCTGA
- a CDS encoding endonuclease/exonuclease/phosphatase family protein, with translation MKLITWNIQWARGMDNRVDPARVVAHARQMADFDVLCLQEVADNFPELDGNDETNQFGRFAELLPGFTAIEGIGVDVDDGRGGRSRFGNLLLTRYPVAQALRHLLPWEAAETRNMPRMLIEAMALTPLGPVRLMTTHLEYSSSQLRAAQVDGIREAHRMALARHDKPREAGPHTYRMTPGSASAVLTGDFNMRPDDPVLARLLAPFDGGEPPLVDLWASVMGEAPHPPTANLFDQIYGEPGCLDYVLATPDLAARARAVICDVETKVSDHQPILVEFD, from the coding sequence ATGAAACTGATCACCTGGAACATTCAGTGGGCCCGCGGCATGGACAACCGCGTCGATCCGGCACGCGTCGTCGCTCATGCCCGGCAGATGGCGGATTTCGACGTGCTCTGCCTGCAGGAGGTCGCGGATAATTTCCCCGAGCTCGACGGCAATGACGAGACCAACCAGTTCGGCCGCTTCGCCGAATTGCTGCCGGGCTTCACCGCGATCGAGGGCATCGGCGTCGATGTCGACGACGGCAGGGGCGGCCGCAGTCGCTTCGGCAACCTCTTGCTGACGCGCTATCCTGTCGCCCAGGCGCTGCGCCATCTCCTGCCCTGGGAGGCGGCCGAGACCCGCAACATGCCGCGCATGCTGATCGAGGCGATGGCGCTGACCCCGCTCGGCCCGGTCAGGCTGATGACGACGCATCTCGAATACTCGTCCTCGCAGCTGCGCGCCGCACAGGTCGACGGCATCCGAGAGGCCCATCGCATGGCGCTCGCCCGCCATGACAAGCCGCGCGAGGCCGGGCCGCACACCTATCGGATGACGCCGGGCTCGGCGAGCGCCGTGCTGACCGGCGACTTCAACATGCGGCCCGATGATCCGGTGCTGGCGCGATTGCTGGCGCCATTCGACGGTGGCGAGCCGCCGCTCGTCGACCTCTGGGCCTCGGTGATGGGCGAGGCGCCGCATCCGCCGACCGCGAACCTGTTCGACCAGATCTATGGCGAGCCCGGCTGCCTCGACTATGTGCTGGCGACGCCCGATCTTGCGGCGCGCGCCCGCGCTGTCATCTGCGATGTCGAGACCAAGGTCTCCGACCACCAGCCGATCCTCGTCGAGTTCGACTGA
- a CDS encoding ABC transporter ATP-binding protein, which yields MVSVELKAVSKTWGGAAAVDDVSFTVEGGKLVALLGPSGCGKSTTLRLIAGLEDSSNGSIAIGGRDVTRAAPSQRGIAMVFQNYALFPHLSVAENILFGLRVRKVSRADRDERLARAASILGLTTLLERKPSQLSGGQQQRVALGRAIVAQAPVCLMDEPLSNLDAQLRVEMRREIRELQQRLGITMVYVTHDQVEAMTMADQVVLMRNGRIEQDAPPDQLYENPATIFVARFVGTPPMNVIPLASVLAGGGTGLSPPAHAEPSLLAVGIRPEMTELTDAGIAADVVAVEYLGADTLVETRIDGQPFIVRRPGKVRAAAGERVHIRLSQAAVHWFDLKTEQRLVLG from the coding sequence ATGGTTTCGGTAGAACTCAAAGCCGTTTCGAAGACCTGGGGCGGCGCAGCCGCCGTCGATGACGTCAGCTTCACCGTCGAGGGCGGCAAGCTCGTGGCGCTGCTCGGCCCTTCCGGTTGCGGCAAGTCGACCACGCTCAGGCTGATCGCGGGGCTGGAGGACAGCAGCAACGGTTCGATCGCCATCGGCGGGCGCGACGTCACCCGCGCGGCTCCTTCGCAACGTGGCATCGCCATGGTGTTCCAGAATTATGCGCTGTTCCCGCATCTGTCTGTCGCGGAGAACATCCTGTTCGGGCTGAGGGTGCGGAAGGTGTCGCGCGCGGATCGCGACGAGCGGCTCGCCCGCGCCGCCTCGATCCTGGGGCTTACCACCCTGCTCGAGCGCAAGCCCTCGCAGCTGTCCGGCGGCCAGCAGCAGCGCGTTGCGCTCGGCCGGGCGATCGTCGCGCAAGCCCCGGTCTGCCTGATGGACGAGCCGCTCTCCAATCTCGACGCACAGCTGCGCGTCGAGATGCGGCGCGAGATCCGCGAGCTGCAGCAGCGCCTCGGCATCACCATGGTCTATGTCACGCATGATCAGGTCGAGGCGATGACGATGGCCGACCAGGTCGTGCTGATGCGCAACGGGCGGATCGAACAGGATGCTCCACCCGACCAGCTCTACGAGAATCCGGCGACGATCTTCGTCGCGCGCTTCGTCGGTACGCCGCCGATGAACGTCATCCCGCTCGCCTCGGTCCTGGCAGGCGGCGGCACCGGCCTCTCGCCGCCGGCCCATGCCGAGCCGAGCCTGCTTGCGGTCGGCATCCGGCCCGAAATGACCGAACTCACCGATGCCGGCATCGCCGCCGATGTCGTGGCGGTCGAGTATCTCGGCGCCGACACGCTGGTCGAGACCCGTATCGACGGCCAGCCCTTCATCGTGCGCCGGCCCGGAAAAGTCCGCGCCGCGGCGGGCGAGCGGGTGCATATCAGGCTGTCGCAGGCGGCGGTGCACTGGTTCGACCTGAAGACCGAGCAAAGGCTCGTCCTCGGCTGA
- a CDS encoding carbohydrate ABC transporter permease has protein sequence MNNRATATIHGWLLLLPAMACLALFTHWPAIASFVDSFMSTPRARRPARFVGLDNYQQMLADPIFWKAMANNLWFAAGTIPTSIGLALLMAVWVNDKIAGRTLVRMAYFTPTILPMIAVANIWLFFFTPQYGLLEQIVAAFGGRSTNWLGSQDTALYAVTIVAIWKEAGFFMIFYLAALQAIPPSLGEAAAIEGASRWTFFRRVQFPLLMPTTLFVLINAVINAFRMIDHIFVMTRGGPDNATTLLLFYIYQVGFGFWDTSYAAALTCVLLLLLALVAFVQYGWLERRTHYQ, from the coding sequence ATGAACAACCGCGCGACCGCGACGATCCATGGCTGGCTGCTGCTGCTGCCGGCCATGGCTTGCCTGGCCCTGTTCACGCACTGGCCCGCGATCGCGAGCTTCGTCGACAGCTTCATGTCGACCCCGCGGGCGCGCCGCCCGGCGCGTTTCGTCGGGCTCGACAATTACCAGCAGATGCTGGCCGACCCGATCTTCTGGAAGGCGATGGCGAATAATCTCTGGTTCGCCGCCGGCACGATCCCCACCTCGATCGGGCTCGCCCTGCTGATGGCGGTCTGGGTCAACGACAAGATCGCTGGCCGCACTTTGGTCCGGATGGCCTATTTCACACCGACCATCCTGCCGATGATCGCGGTCGCCAACATCTGGCTGTTCTTCTTCACCCCGCAATACGGCCTGCTCGAGCAGATCGTCGCTGCCTTCGGCGGGCGCAGCACCAACTGGCTCGGATCGCAGGACACCGCGCTCTACGCCGTCACCATCGTTGCGATCTGGAAGGAGGCCGGCTTCTTCATGATCTTCTACCTCGCGGCGCTGCAGGCGATCCCGCCCAGCCTCGGGGAGGCGGCGGCGATCGAGGGCGCCTCGCGCTGGACGTTCTTCCGGCGTGTCCAGTTCCCGCTCCTGATGCCGACGACGCTGTTCGTGCTGATCAATGCGGTGATCAACGCCTTCCGCATGATCGACCATATCTTCGTGATGACGCGCGGCGGCCCGGACAATGCGACGACGCTGCTGCTGTTCTACATCTACCAGGTCGGCTTCGGCTTCTGGGACACCAGCTATGCCGCGGCGCTGACCTGCGTGCTCCTGCTGCTGCTCGCGCTGGTGGCCTTCGTCCAGTACGGCTGGCTTGAACGCAGGACGCATTATCAATGA
- a CDS encoding lysophospholipid acyltransferase family protein → MQALERVLHHAMRRLPIAFVSNLGARLAWLKIRFIDPNVARKARANIRQHFPAMAETEVEKLVWRFVDNVGRLMAEFSIVHRLTSSERMELVGIEAPRANLGRIPTIALCLHLGNWEVMAAAMQKIGVTIASISEVPENVAHRDIAEATRSSLDVKVLSPDRIGALQALSILKGNGVLAIFPDEKRGSTMMAPLFGRPPHIKGNLALAAKFARRTGAQLVVVYCERVENVRFRLHFEEPFFMAPGGNDALADVAFINSRIEPIILRHLAQWYYLDDSIGPIA, encoded by the coding sequence ATGCAGGCCCTGGAGCGAGTGCTGCATCACGCCATGCGGCGCTTGCCGATCGCGTTCGTCTCGAATCTCGGCGCCCGCTTGGCCTGGCTCAAGATCCGCTTCATCGATCCGAATGTCGCCCGCAAGGCCCGCGCCAATATCCGGCAGCACTTTCCGGCGATGGCGGAGACGGAAGTCGAGAAGCTGGTCTGGCGCTTCGTCGACAATGTCGGGCGCTTGATGGCCGAGTTCTCCATCGTCCATCGCCTGACCTCTTCGGAGCGGATGGAGCTCGTCGGCATCGAGGCTCCCCGCGCCAATCTCGGCAGGATCCCGACGATCGCGCTCTGCCTGCATCTCGGCAATTGGGAGGTGATGGCTGCGGCGATGCAGAAGATCGGCGTTACGATCGCCTCGATCTCCGAGGTGCCGGAGAATGTGGCCCATCGTGACATCGCCGAGGCGACGCGCAGCAGCCTCGACGTCAAGGTGCTGTCCCCCGACCGGATCGGTGCGCTGCAGGCGTTGTCCATTCTGAAGGGAAACGGTGTCCTCGCCATCTTCCCCGATGAAAAGCGCGGCAGCACGATGATGGCGCCGCTGTTCGGGCGTCCGCCTCACATCAAGGGCAATCTGGCGCTCGCCGCCAAGTTCGCCCGGCGCACCGGCGCGCAGCTCGTCGTCGTCTATTGCGAGCGGGTGGAGAACGTCCGGTTCCGGCTTCATTTCGAGGAGCCGTTCTTTATGGCTCCCGGCGGCAACGACGCGCTCGCCGATGTCGCCTTCATCAACAGCCGGATCGAGCCGATCATCCTGCGCCATCTCGCGCAATGGTATTATCTGGACGACTCGATCGGGCCGATCGCGTAG
- a CDS encoding carbohydrate ABC transporter permease: MSGAPRPQPAATTRPDPYAPKGLVLTLESTGAILLALIWVLPLAYAVWAAIHPAEYTTRFVLTAPLTLDNFTRAWAAAPFARYFLNTFILVTMILAFQLVLGTLAAYALARQDFWGRDIAFALILAQLMIMPDALIVENYRTLARVNLIDTIPAIALPYIASAFGIFLLRQTFKTVPKELDDAARVEGASPLQVLMKVYVPLAKPTYIAYGLVSVSYHWNNFLWPLLVTNSVESRPLTVGLQVFSSSDQGIDWAVICAATLMTSAPLLVGFLLFQRQFVQSFMRAGIK, translated from the coding sequence ATGAGCGGCGCGCCTCGACCGCAGCCGGCGGCGACCACCCGTCCAGACCCTTACGCGCCGAAGGGCCTGGTGCTAACGCTCGAATCGACCGGCGCGATCCTGCTCGCTCTGATCTGGGTGCTGCCCCTGGCCTATGCCGTCTGGGCCGCGATTCATCCCGCCGAGTACACGACCCGTTTCGTGCTGACCGCGCCGCTGACGCTGGATAACTTCACCCGCGCCTGGGCGGCCGCGCCCTTCGCACGCTATTTCCTCAACACCTTCATCCTCGTCACCATGATCCTCGCCTTCCAGCTCGTGCTGGGGACGCTGGCGGCCTATGCGCTGGCGCGGCAGGATTTCTGGGGGCGGGACATCGCCTTCGCGCTGATCCTGGCACAGCTGATGATCATGCCCGACGCGCTGATCGTCGAGAACTACCGCACCCTCGCCAGGGTCAATCTGATCGACACGATCCCGGCCATCGCCTTGCCCTATATCGCCTCGGCCTTCGGCATTTTCCTGCTGCGGCAGACTTTCAAGACCGTGCCGAAGGAGCTCGACGATGCTGCCCGCGTCGAGGGCGCGAGCCCGCTGCAGGTGCTGATGAAGGTCTATGTGCCGCTCGCCAAACCGACCTATATCGCCTACGGGCTGGTCTCGGTGAGCTATCACTGGAACAACTTCCTCTGGCCGCTGCTGGTCACCAATTCGGTGGAGTCGCGGCCGCTGACCGTCGGCCTCCAGGTCTTTTCGTCGAGCGATCAGGGCATCGACTGGGCGGTGATCTGCGCCGCGACGCTGATGACCTCGGCGCCATTGCTGGTCGGCTTCCTGCTGTTCCAGCGCCAGTTCGTGCAGAGTTTTATGCGCGCAGGAATCAAGTGA
- a CDS encoding acyl carrier protein has product MTSEAPLVTIDVLIEMLKQVIAENASRGCGKLAAVAWGAETLLEDTGFNSYDFVEIIFKIEDHFNIEIDYNANNNINDVKTIGELCAEVGKLVAKKQAA; this is encoded by the coding sequence ATGACAAGTGAGGCGCCGCTGGTCACGATCGATGTCCTCATCGAGATGCTCAAGCAGGTCATCGCGGAAAACGCATCGCGCGGTTGCGGAAAGCTTGCGGCCGTTGCCTGGGGGGCCGAAACCTTGCTCGAGGATACCGGCTTCAACTCCTATGATTTCGTCGAGATCATCTTCAAGATCGAAGATCATTTCAACATCGAGATCGACTACAACGCCAATAACAACATCAACGATGTGAAGACGATCGGCGAGCTTTGCGCTGAAGTCGGCAAGCTCGTGGCCAAAAAGCAGGCGGCATGA
- a CDS encoding formylglycine-generating enzyme family protein, with protein sequence MAAELNLILGSGFPYLTPAPRLMAVAFGLIVWLSPYSVSAGPLEPRPPGTIVLAQAPAAPPATDAGSLETRYWNSIKDKTDLGDFRIYLDAWPNGLYAAEARARIERLSGKAPPPAASTPAAPVAPANAPVQDCAECPPMIPIAAGAFAMGSAEPFRFEAPVHTVTIRKPFYIGRTEVTYDEWDACVAAKGCAFTPDDRGAGRGRRPVGNLSWEDTQQYVAWLSKRAGQTYRLPTEAEWEYAARAGRATAYFWGKVMEKARVNCSGCDGPRSTAAVAVATYPPNDFGLYDMSGNLAEWVEDCWNDGYRSAPVNGSAWVKPGCKERVLRGGSFSSEPQYVRSASRFKYDFDVRFQTNGFRVVRER encoded by the coding sequence ATGGCAGCTGAATTGAATTTGATCCTGGGCTCCGGCTTTCCGTATCTGACGCCTGCACCCAGGCTAATGGCTGTCGCATTTGGCCTCATTGTCTGGCTGTCGCCGTATTCGGTTTCCGCCGGGCCATTGGAGCCGCGCCCTCCCGGTACGATCGTTCTGGCGCAGGCGCCCGCCGCCCCGCCCGCCACTGACGCAGGCAGCCTCGAAACCCGCTACTGGAATTCGATCAAGGACAAAACCGACCTCGGCGATTTTCGGATTTATCTCGATGCCTGGCCAAACGGGCTCTATGCAGCGGAGGCGCGTGCCCGGATCGAGCGCTTGAGTGGCAAGGCGCCGCCCCCTGCTGCGTCGACCCCCGCTGCGCCGGTCGCGCCTGCCAATGCTCCAGTGCAGGATTGCGCGGAGTGCCCACCGATGATTCCGATTGCAGCGGGCGCTTTCGCCATGGGATCGGCAGAACCGTTTCGCTTCGAGGCGCCGGTCCACACCGTCACCATCAGGAAGCCGTTTTATATTGGCCGCACCGAAGTGACCTATGATGAATGGGATGCCTGTGTTGCGGCCAAAGGCTGCGCCTTCACGCCGGACGATCGGGGCGCCGGCCGCGGAAGGCGGCCGGTCGGCAATCTGAGCTGGGAGGACACCCAGCAATATGTCGCCTGGCTGTCGAAAAGGGCCGGCCAGACCTATCGGCTGCCGACCGAGGCCGAGTGGGAATATGCCGCGCGCGCAGGCCGGGCCACCGCTTATTTCTGGGGCAAGGTGATGGAAAAGGCCCGTGTCAACTGTTCGGGCTGCGATGGGCCGCGCTCGACAGCTGCGGTTGCCGTCGCCACCTATCCGCCCAATGATTTCGGCCTCTATGACATGTCGGGAAACCTGGCGGAATGGGTGGAGGACTGCTGGAACGACGGCTACAGATCCGCGCCCGTCAATGGCTCGGCCTGGGTGAAGCCGGGCTGCAAGGAGCGCGTCCTGCGCGGCGGCTCCTTCAGCAGCGAGCCGCAATATGTCCGTTCGGCCTCGCGCTTCAAATATGATTTCGATGTGCGCTTCCAGACCAACGGCTTTCGTGTTGTGCGGGAGCGCTAG
- a CDS encoding inositol monophosphatase family protein, producing the protein MIFTRQDHETLAGILAEAGRREVMPRFRNLAEGEIREKRSATDLVTEADEAAERFISAELARAFPGAALIGEEAVAADPALVARLGDAELAFVIDPIDGTLNYASDLPLFAVMAAVLVRGEVVAAVIHDPIVEDSAMALRGEGAWLGSAGGRSRDLRVAPAAAPREMTGMMSWQYFPEPLRSKLPGHMPAFANVSSLRCCGHEYRLAAAGNGHFLLYGRLSPWDHAPGSLIYAEAGGHVRMLDGQPYRPAQPTLGLLCAPDAESWQEIRTILLS; encoded by the coding sequence ATGATCTTCACACGCCAGGACCATGAGACGCTTGCAGGGATACTCGCCGAGGCGGGCCGCCGCGAGGTCATGCCGCGCTTCCGCAACCTGGCCGAGGGCGAGATCCGCGAGAAGCGCTCGGCGACCGATCTCGTCACCGAGGCCGACGAGGCGGCGGAGCGCTTCATCAGCGCCGAGCTCGCCCGGGCCTTTCCGGGCGCCGCGCTGATCGGCGAGGAGGCGGTCGCCGCCGATCCGGCGCTGGTCGCGCGTCTCGGCGATGCCGAGCTCGCCTTCGTCATCGACCCGATCGACGGCACGCTCAACTACGCCTCTGACCTGCCGCTCTTCGCCGTCATGGCCGCGGTGCTGGTCAGGGGCGAGGTCGTCGCTGCGGTGATCCACGATCCCATCGTCGAGGACAGTGCGATGGCGCTGCGCGGTGAGGGCGCCTGGCTCGGCTCCGCTGGCGGCAGGAGCCGCGACCTGCGGGTGGCGCCAGCCGCCGCTCCGCGCGAGATGACCGGCATGATGAGCTGGCAGTATTTCCCGGAGCCGCTGCGCAGCAAGCTGCCGGGGCACATGCCGGCCTTCGCCAATGTGTCGTCGCTGCGCTGCTGCGGCCATGAATACCGGCTCGCGGCCGCGGGCAATGGCCACTTCCTGCTCTATGGCCGGCTCAGCCCCTGGGATCACGCGCCGGGCTCGCTGATCTATGCCGAGGCCGGCGGCCATGTCCGCATGCTGGACGGGCAGCCTTATCGGCCGGCTCAGCCGACGCTCGGCCTGCTCTGCGCGCCCGATGCGGAGAGCTGGCAGGAGATCCGCACGATCCTGCTGAGTTGA